In Trichoderma atroviride chromosome 2, complete sequence, one DNA window encodes the following:
- a CDS encoding uncharacterized protein (SECRETED:SignalP(1-22)~CAZy:GH3), which produces MVAIKRAALLAGLAQLIGTSAAQDAITDDSHFYGQSPPVYPSPEMVGGNEWEAAFQKAKLLVGQMTLEEKVNLTAGVTKDSTCSGNIPAIERLRFPGMCLSDAGNGLRNTDFVSGFPSGIHVGASWSKDLAFRRGTTMGGEFKTKGVNVLLGPVVGPAWRIVRGGRNWEGFSVDPWLSGQLVAQTVSGIQGQGVITSTKHYIGNEQETNRNPEGNISSVSSNIDDKTIHEVYLWPFQDAVRAGSGNIMCSYQRVNNSYGCSNSKTLNGLLKSELGFQGFVVSDWGAQHAGVATAKAGLDVAMPSNGGFWGDHLIEAVKNGSLPESRVTDMAMRVIASWYQFNQDQDFPKPGIGMPSNVLDPHEIVDGRDPAAAPVLLNGAIEGHVLVKNTKDTLPLKSPRMLSLFGYSAKTPDDFNPSANSLFSQNWITGQEALNSNYDSENGVAAFGENGTMFGGGGSGAITPALAISPFEALKMRAYQDGTAVFNDFISDRPSVEPSSDACIVFGNAWASEGSDRPAIRDDYSDSLIKSVADQCNKTVVIFHNAGPRLVEGFIDHPNVTAVIFAHLPGQESGPALVSLLFGDTSPSGKLPYTVAKNESDYGDVLDPAQPKGEFANFPQADFNEGIYLDYRYFDKKGIEPRYEFGFGLSYTTFAYSNISINYIEGANTYPWPGGPIVSGGQTDLWDAIATVSVNVKNTGSVAGAEVAQLYVGIPGAPTKQQLRGFEKPFLQPSQSETVTFHLTRRDLSVWSVERQKWQLQQGTYKFYVGSSSRRLPLNGTMHL; this is translated from the exons ATGGTTGCCATCAAGCGGGCTGCCCTGCTTGCAGGCCTGGCGCAGTTGATAGGCACAAGCGCTGCCCAAGATGCCATCACGGACGACTCTCACTTCTATGGCCAGTCACCGCCGGTTTATCCATCAC CTGAAATGGTGGGCGGCAACGAGTGGGAGGCGGCATTTCAAAAGGCGAAACTGCTGGTTGGCCAGATGACTTTGGAAGAAAAA GTCAATCTGACGGCAGGCGTCACAAAGGATTCTACATGTTCTGGCAATATTCCTGCCATTGAGCGTCTACGCTTTCCGGGCATGTGTCTCAGCGATGCCGGTAATGGTCTTCGCAACACAGACTTTGTCAGCGGTTTTCCGAGTGGAATCCATGTTGGTGCTAG CTGGAGCAAGGACTTGGCTTTCCGGCGTGGCACTACCATGGGTGGTGAGTTCAAGACGAAAGGCGTCAATGTCCTGCTCGGCCCCGTTGTTGGTCCTGCTTGGCGTATCGTACGTGGAGGTAGAAACTGGGAAGGCTTCTCTGTCGACCCATGGCTGTCTGGACAATTGGTAGCTCAGACTGTCTCTGGCATACAGGGGCAGGGCGTCATCACCAGTACCAAG CACTATATCGGTAACGAACAAGAAACCAACCGGAATCCAGAAGGAAATATCTCTAGTGTATCTTCCAACATTGATGATAAAACAATTCATGAAGTATATCTATG GCCTTTTCAGGACGCTGTAAGAGCCGGTAGCGGAAACATTATGTGCTCTTATCAACGGGTCAATAATTCGTATGGATGCTCCAATAGCAAGACGTTGAATGGTCTTTTAAAGTCTGAACTTGGCTTCCAG GGGTTTGTTGTTTCTGATTGGGGTGCCCAGCACGCAGGAGTTGCTACTGCAAAAGCTGGCCTCGACGTAGCCATGCCTTCGAATGGTGGTTTCTGGGGGGATCATCTCATTGAAGCTGTGAAGAATGGTTCACTGCCCGAGTCCCGAGTGACAGACATGGCAATGAG AGTCATCGCTTCTTGGTATCAATTCaatcaagaccaagactTTCCAAAGCCCGGAATCGGCATGCCTTCCAATGTCCTTGATCCTCATGAGATTGTGGACGGGCGGGATCCAGCTGCCGCTCCAGTTCTCCTCAACGGAGCCATTGAAGGCCACGTTCTTGTCAAAAATACAAAGGATACTTTGCCCTTGAAGTCACCTCGCATGCTTTCCCTCTTTGGCTACTCAGCCAAGACTCCAGACGACTTTAATCCGTCCGCAAATTCATTATTCAGTCAAAATTGGATTACAGGTCAAGAAGCGCTCAATTCCAACTATGATTCAGAGAATGGAGTGGCGGCATTCGGTGAAAATGGTACCATGTTCGGCGGTGGTGGCTCTGGCGCCATCACGCCGGCGCTCGCCATCTCTCCCTTTGAAGCCTTGAAAATGAGGGCTTACCAAGATGGCACGGCGGTGTTCAACGATTTCATCTCCGATAGGCCATCTGTTGAGCCTAGCTCTGACGCCTGCATCGTTTTTGGTAATGCGTGGGCCTCTGAAGGATCTGATCGTCCCGCGATTCGAGATGACTATTCAGATTCACTAATCAAATCGGTGGCGGATCAGTGTAACAAGACAGTTGTCATCTTCCATAACGCAGGACCTCGACTAGTTGAAGGCTTTATTGATCATCCAAATGTTACAGCAGTCATCTTTGCCCATTTACCTGGTCAAGAGAGCGGCCCTGCACTCGTTTCCCTCCTCTTTGGAGATACGAGTCCCTCTGGTAAACTTCCATACACAGTTGCGAAAAATGAATCCGACTACGGCGATGTGCTTGATCCGGCACAGCCGAAAGGGGAGTTTGCGAACTTTCCCCAGGCCGACTTCAACGAAGGAATATACCTCGACTATCGCTACTTTGACAAAAAGGGCATCGAACCTCGGTACGAATTCGGGTTTGGACTCAGCTACACGACCTTTGCATATTCCAACATATCGATCAACTACATCGAGGGGGCAAATACATATCCCTGGCCGGGAGGCCCCATCGTAAGCGGCGGGCAGACTGATCTCTGGGATGCAATCGCCACCGTCAGCGTAAATGTCAAAAACACAGGCAGCGTTGCTGGCGCAGAGGTGGCGCAGCTCTATGTTGGCATTCCAGGAGCCCCaacgaagcagcagcttcgtgGGTTTGAAAAGCCCTTTCTACAACCTAGCCAGTCAGAAACAGTGACTTTCCATCTCACGAGAAGGGATTTGAGCGTTTGGAGCGTTGAGAGACAGAAGTGGCAACTACAGCAGGGCACGTACAAGTTTTACGtggggagcagcagcagacggCTACCCCTGAACGGGACGATGCATTTGTAA
- a CDS encoding uncharacterized protein (EggNog:ENOG41), protein MALNSQFIASIFSARNENSFSLANASVDFALVRVEVPKQFEGLGNALSQHRRQNAESGSQHRIARRLGALFEQIIPNIEILTAAYGERASEIATSPLFDLKNVDHGPFSGHVGVDGTSIYAAVSSGPSIIALHLLACMLARMFSNVEATAIWMQLVDGRLKDLERASETSQIQGLAALYAAEQGRQILRDDLASWDASARAWLQTANEVKKREDTQLKLIVKNIPSIHSSGTTYSNVVENWILAMKTAQDLIQGVPQDVTNGSVILGLMSWHIYPDLNVFSPNRDVKFNDRLVKPGGVITLGLEAKEKNCSGVSWSVSLSHLRFYGDPVVIEKRFEEDSDRITVEELRYITFGCVLGSWAQPASIYIEEAAECFSALGEAIGYCSNSTDDKSYDIALGWITPLIDTANSFLSAVEKERETALYFIEFGRRRGRNFLDDKFRDIVPMFGLLNPYLLFRLSPDFFGQCHDIEGSISVLRRLAQNINLRSDDCIIVTKSHIEPKFDEAAQGGFSYEGNWEYASAVPIARQSRKRAYGGEPQVIQRYSRWIHIDRTKDPLLQRYIKIPDDTATEPSLPHQDWSPGGFYWLPDETAFMRIQGCNCAKTDKASCHSYCPCAEQGLQCTSQCLCLSTFAGTERILQCANVRSCQPTSGYVDEDCYWLSVRSTMYMGGGDILSSRRCEMQWIDPPTEYAQNSCSTYDSTDEQYGRFINSLEEPEYQYHPPCLRNATEPAGLFWSVEANGTAALLLRNSAEVKVPSYTLPKLTAILRSSALDPSFLREYLEELPETGIMDCSDSLDGVYQQSALFFRSLRAISAISDLYSDWPGATMSIGITKQPIGRANWATNVFDQTEREEEKFWRAIKFSCLAMLESGGCDLHPDQVKHVMAMATGNSIYTSEALLQDPALQDHSGKPPFKGIRRIHGNLGYPGVVMLIPPPVPRVLQANSMRGRFVQAASFDGQPKNSFTQTSLHLKLTDYKVPLANARGAVDADIVMREALMSVYDGSRWVADLDIIRALQSQDLTRFFGCSCVRDDVDNKTLCQLLADKFGNQLKVITSWEELLLYQENLMVGEFGTVLVYGSWFARLAVTTVAFQMKYPAITLPSHCICFQCGQKILGEGSWTSPVKESTSPLLFII, encoded by the exons ATGGCGCTCAATTCGCAATTCATTGCTTCAATATTTTCTGCTAGAAATGAAAATAGCTTCTCACTTGCGAATGCGAGCGTGGACTTTGCTCTCGTCAGAGTGGAAGTTCCCAAGCAATTCGAAGGATTGGGCAATGCACTCTCTCAACACCGTCGACAAAATGCCGAGTCCGGGTCACAACATAGAATAGCTCGCAGGCTTGGGGCCTTGTTCGAGCAGATTATTCCGAACATCGAAATTCTCACTGCTGCATATGGGGAGAGAGCCTCAGAAATTGCGACCTCGCCCCTATTCGATCTGAAG AACGTTGATCACGGTCCGTTTTCCGGTCATGTGGGAGTAGACGGCACTTCTATCTACGCAGCAGTATCTTCTGGACCAAGTATCATCGCACTACATCTGCTTGCTTGTATGCTGGCTCGAATGTTTTCCAATGTTGAGGCCACGGCTATCTGGATGCAGCTCGTTGACGGTCGGCTGAAAGATCTCGAAAGGGCTTCCGAGACTTCTCAAATACAGGGCCTTGCAGCTTTATATGCGGCGGAACAGGGCCGTCAGATCTTGCGAGACGATCTAGCGAGCTGGGACGCCAGCGCACGCGCGTGGTTGCAGACCGCGAACGAAGTGAAGAAGCGCGAAGATACGCAATTGAAACTCATTGTCAAGAACATTCCATCAATACACAGCTCCGGTACAACCTACTCAAACGTGGTGGAGAACTGGAttttggcgatgaagacggccCAAGACCTGATACAGGGCGTACCACAGGATGTAACAAATGGCTCTGTAATATTGGGACTCATGTCATGGCACATCTATCCAGACTTGAACGTCTTCTCTCCGAACCGAGATGTTAAATTCAACGATCGGCTTGTTAAGCCTGGGGGCGTTATCACTCTTGGGCTagaggcaaaagagaagaattgCTCTGGAGTTAGCTGGTCAGTGTCGCTTTCACACTTGCGTTTCTATGGAGATCCGGTTGTTATTGAAAAGCGATTTGAAGAGGACAGTGACCGGATCACAGTTGAAGAGCTCCGCTACATCACTTTCGGATGTGTCCTTGGAAGTTGGGCCCAGCCAGCATCAATTTATATCGAGGAAGCAGCAGAATGTTTTTCCGCACTGGGAGAAGCCATTGGATATTGCAGCAACTCGACCGACGATAAAAGCTATGATATCGCCCTAGGCTGGATCACCCCTCTCATTGATACAGCAAATAGTTTCCTATCTGCTGtcgaaaaggagagagagacagcgCTCTACTTCATTGAATTCGGCCGACGGAGAGGCCGGAATTTCCTGGACGATAAATTTCGCGATATTGTCCCCATGTTTGGGCTGCTTAATCCATACCTTCTATTCAGACTTTCGCCAGATTTTTTTGGTCAGTGTCATGACATTGAAGGATCCATCTCCGTGCTCCGACGCCTCGCTCAAAACATAAATTTGCGTAGCGATGATTGTATCATCGTTACTAAATCTCATATAGAGCCCAAATTTGACGAGGCGGCCCAGGGCGGTTTTAGTTACGAAGGCAATTGGGAATATGCTTCCGCAGTTCCCATCGCACGTCAAAGCAGAAAACGGGCTTACGGGGGAGAGCCCCAAGTTATACAACGGTATTCTCGATGGATCCATATCGATCGCACTAAAGACCCTCTATTGCAAAGATATATTAAGATTCCTGACGACACTGCTACTGAACCGTCACTCCCACACCAGGATTGGAGCCCCGGAGGATTTTACTGGCTACCGGATGAAACTGCCTTTATGCGCATTCAAGGCTGCAACTGTGCTAAAACAGACAAAGCGTCTTGTCACTCCTATTGCCCATGTGCGGAGCAAGGGCTCCAATGCACTTCACAGTGTTTGTGCCTATCAACTTTTGCGGGCACGGAGCGAATTCTACAGTGCGCAAACGTTCGAAGCTGTCAGCCCACCTCAGGGTATGTAGATGAAGATTGCTACTGGCTCTCCGTAAGAAGCACTATGTATATGGGTGGTGGTGATATACTTTCTTCTCGCAGATGTGAAATGCAATGGATTGATCCTCCTACAGAATACGCTCAGAATTCTTGTTCAACATACGATAGCACAGACGAACAGTACGGTCGCTTTATAAATTCCCTAGAGGAGCCAGAGTACCAATATCACCCTCCTTGTTTGCGCAATGCAACTGAGCCTGCAGGTCTATTCTGGTCCGTGGAGGCGAATGGAACCGCCGCGTTGCTTCTCAGAAATTCAGCCGAGGTTAAGGTTCCCTCGTACACGCTTCCCAAGTTAACAGCTATCCTTCGCTCCAGTGCCCTGGATCCCAGCTTCTTGAGAGAATACCTCGAAGAACTTCCAGAAACTGGAATAATGGACTGCTCAGATTCTTTGGATGGGGTGTATCAACAAAGCGCTCTATTTTTTAGATCTTTGAGAGCCATATCTGCTATATCAGACTTGTACAGCGATTGGCCGGGAGCGACGATGTCAATTGGCATTACCAAGCAGCCCATAGGGCGTGCAAACTGGGCTACTAATGTTTTTGATCAGACTGAACGCGAGGAAGAAAAGTTCTGGCGAGCCATCAAGTTTTCGTGCCTGGCAATGCTTGAATCCGGTGGATGCGACTTGCACCCAGACCAAGTTAAGCacgtcatggccatggcgacCGGGAATTCTATCTATACTTCAGAGGCCCTGCTTCAAGACCCGGCATTGCAAGACCACTCAGGTAAACCACCTTTCAAGGGAATTCGACGTATTCATGGTAACTTGGGCTATCCTGGCGTTGTCATGCTCATCCCGCCCCCAGTGCCTCGGGTGCTGCAAGCCAACTCGATGCGAGGGAGATTTGTTCAGGCGGCTAGCTTTGATGGACAGCCCAAGAACTCTTTCACTCAGACATCCCTACACCTTAAGCTTACCGACTACAAAGTTCCATTGGCTAATGCTCGAGGCGCTGTTGACGCAGACATTGTGATGCGCGAGGCTTTAATGTCAGTGTACGATGGATCAAGATGGGTCGCTGATTTGGACATCATACGTGCATTACAGAGCCAAGACTTGACTCGTTTCTTCGGCTGCAGTTGCGTCCGCGACGATGTTGATAACAAAACTCTTTGTCAGCTTCTCGCCGACAAGTTCGGCAATCAGCTCAAAGTAATAACTTCATGGGAAGAGCTTCTCTTATACCAAGAGAATTTAATGGTTGGGGAGTTTGGTACTGTGCTTGTCTATGGGAGCTGGTTTGCCCGACTGGCTGTGACAACAGTCGCATTTCAGATGAAATATCCTGCGATTACTTTGCCATCTCACTGCATATGTTTCCAATGTGGACAGAAGATTCTGGGGGAGGGTTCTTGGACTTCGCCAGTAAAAGAGTCGACGTCTCCCCTACtgtttattatataa
- a CDS encoding uncharacterized protein (EggNog:ENOG41) — MSWHVFPLEIKHQILQKLIEDGGKLADFATVSREWQEKIEQHTFARIRLTPSRLAKFDSMTSRNRSLVRYLWLCLELDKYCCIDCALPTWVFNTNDDEGEVIMTALQKLFSVLSTWGSESNLSLDISVYSPSDSEHWFPHLTFEPDIPWNTGGHDRVVEQAGRARAADDQHDLNNVNVEDHTPRAAIDRVFGEIMNQDDAFLLPFTNDEQEDEWWQQLPLAPAVTSVLLRQQNRRRWKPRALAQMLSRLPMLRQLYYEPWREWGNGKQESRDESHLKFLESLALTDLKNLTIFENFNEKYAETFSIMDSRFKSIRTPSTALSRILSKVSLNFESLSGSFMVDACEFFNAHGQSSQEWPNLTLLVLTSQLLTPQQSHTDIIDMLQRAGCAATRMPKLETMEIWNGRKKLAAHFKYELMKEDRSAIITWKGTWGLTLQPSVVEIWEAVTTRRGGFRLDIVYETLDSDTIRSHGDAIIGLEVSERVVRPISLQQIRIDCDAPWTRTLPHL; from the exons ATGTCCTGGCACGTGTTTCCTCTGGAAATTAAGCATCAGATACTCCAAAAACTGATagaagatggcggcaagTTGGCCGATTTCGCTACAGTATCGCGTGAATGGCAAGAGAAAATCGAGCAACATACATTTGCACGAATTAGATTGACGCCTTCACGTCTCGCCAAGTTTGATTCAATGACATCCCGCAACCGATCTCTGGTGCGCTACTTGTGGCTATGTCTTGAACTGGACAAATACTGTTGCATTGATTGCGCACTACCAACGTGGGTGTTCAATAcgaatgatgatgagggcGAAGTTATCATGACAGCACTGCAGAAACTTTTCTCAGTCCTCAGCACCTGGGGGTCGGAGAGCAACTTATCACTTGACATCTCTGTATACTCGCCTAGCGACTCAGAGCACTGGTTTCCACATCTTACCTTTGAGCCCGATATTCCATGGAACACGGGAGGTCATGATCGAGTAGTTGAGCAAGCAGGCCGGGCCAGAGCTGCTGATGATCAACATGACTTGAACAACGTGAATGTGGAAGACCATACGCCAAGGGCCGCCATTGACAGAGTATTCGGCGAGATTATGAATCAGGATgatgcttttcttcttccattcaCCAATGAcgagcaagaagatgaatgGTGGCAGCAATTGCCATTGGCCCCAGCGGTGACCAGTGTGTTATTACGTCAACAGAATCGCCGGCGTTGGAAGCCTCGGGCGCTTGCTCAAATGCTCTCTCGGTTGCCAATGCTTCGACAGCTCTATTATGAGCCATGGAGGGAATGGGGTAATGGGAAACAGGAATCCAGAGACGAAT CCCATCTCAAATTTCTCGAGTCCCTTGCCTTGACAGATCTAAAAAACCTGACAATCTTCGAAAACTTTAACGAAAAGTATGCGGAGACCTTCAGCATCATGGATTCTAGGTTCAAGAGCATTCGGACTCCAAGTACAGCTCTTAGTCGAATCCTCTCGAAAGTCAGTCTCAATTTTGAGTCTCTCTCGGGGTCATTCATGGTGGACGCTTGCGAATTCTTCAACGCCCATGGCCAATCTTCACAGGAGTGGCCTAATTTGACGTTGTTGGTTCTCACTTCGCAACTATTGACGCCTCAACAAAGCCACACAGACATCATAGATATGCTTCAACGAGCAGGATGCGCGGCCACTCGTATGCCAAAGCTCGAGACTATGGAAATTTGGAACGGACGAAAGAAACTCGCAGCTCACTTTAAATACGAGCTGATGAAAGAAGATCGATCTGCTATTATCACATGGAAAGGTACATGGGGCCTCACCTTGCAGCCTTCAGTCGTCGAGATCTGGGAAGCCGTCACTACCAGGCGTGGCGGCTTTAGGCTTGATATTGTATACGAAACGCTTGACAGCGATACTATTCGGTCTCATGGCGACGCGATTATTGGACTGGAGGTTTCAGAGCGAGTAGTCCGGCCTATTTCACTGCAGCAGATACGGATAGATTGTGACGCTCCTTGGACGCGAACCCTACCACACCTCTAG
- a CDS encoding uncharacterized protein (EggNog:ENOG41~TransMembrane:4 (i5-25o84-105i117-142o157-183i)) encodes MTRVYVYTAGLVAFVAATAMIVASITEPHWVSYSVTTTAGETLEKHIGLHKSCSSLDDPHCRDFPSKELCQYGERYFCSMWRTVGFMASFTIILCLASLIAFALVMGGGKYRRETGWPFVSALLTLVSVVEFIIISIVAYLYDHDDQFTVPGWNLDVSWYLGTVSAGISLVIAAGLAASAYLLPPEEGYEFLDDPLNA; translated from the exons ATGACTCGGGTCTATGTCTACACAGCTGGCCTGGTGGCCTTTGTTGCCG CCACGGCCATGATTGTCGCCTCCATCACAGAGCCCCATTGGGTTTCGTACTCGGTGACCACGACCGCCGGCGAGACGCTCGAGAAGCACATTGGCCTGCACAAGAGCTGCTCCAGCCTCGACGATCCGCACTGTCGCGATTTCCCCTCCAAGGAGCTCTGCCAGTATGGCGAGCGGTACTTTTGCTCCATGTGGCGGACGGTCGGCTTCATGGCCTCATTCACCATTATCCTGTGTCTCGCCAGCTTGATCGCCTTTGCGCTCGTCATGGGCGGCGGAAAGTACAGGCGCGAGACGGGCTGGCCGTTTGTCTCTGCCCTGTTGACGCTGGTATCTGTTGTCgagttcatcatcatctccatagTG GCGTACTTGTACGACCATGACGACCAGTTTACCGTTCCGGGGTGGAATCTCGATGTCTCGTGGTACCTTGGCACTGTTAGTGCTGGCATCTCCTTGGTCATCGCGGCTGGTCTCGCGGCGTCTGCCTACTTGCTCCCGCCCGAAGAGGGCTACGAATTTCTCGATGATCCGCTTAATGCTTGA
- a CDS encoding uncharacterized protein (EggNog:ENOG41), which produces MAESAAPGLTSEQLSSFNKDGYLIIRNALRPETVASLLNETHSLLENFSLKDHPPHALLHRRKVRPCRRRLLPLVGGQSPLLLRGGRL; this is translated from the coding sequence atggccgaATCAGCAGCTCCCGGCCTCACATCCGAGCAGCTCTCATCCTTCAACAAGGACGGCTACCTCATCATCCGAAATGCTCTCCGCCCCGAAACCGTAGCCTCTCTCTTAAACGAGACTCACAGCCTGCTGGAGAACTTCTCCCTCAAGGACCACCCCCCTCACGCGCTTCTCCACCGGCGAAAAGTCCGACCATGTCGGCGACGACTACTTCCTCTCGTCGGGGGACAAagtccgcttcttcttcgaggaGGACGCCTTTGA
- a CDS encoding uncharacterized protein (EggNog:ENOG41) has protein sequence MVICKQPEIGGAVPPHQDSTFLYTSAPSAVGFWYALEDATLENGCLSFLPGSHRWAPIEKRLVRKAGGAGTEIVDNDGLRFPPGDEYGGEQRGGEYVPGEVKAGDLVLIHGNMLHKSERNTSQKGRIIYTFHIIEGEGREYDERNWLQPPREGFTKLFV, from the coding sequence ATGGTCATCTGCAAGCAGCCCGAGATTGGCGGCGCCGTGCCGCCACACCAGGACTCGACGTTTCTGTACACGAGTGCGCCGTCGGCCGTGGGCTTCTGGTACGCGCTGGAGGATGCCACGCTGGAGAATGGGTGCCTGAGCTTTCTGCCCGGGTCGCATCGCTGGGCGCCGATTGAGAAGAGGCTGGTGCGCAAGGCGGGCGGCGCGGGCACGGAGATTGTGGATAATGATGGGCTGAGGTTTCCTCCTGGGGACGAGTATGGTGGTGAGCAAAGGGGCGGGGAGTATGTCCCTGGTGAAGTCAAGGCGGGAGATTTGGTGCTGATTCATGGCAACATGCTGCATAAGAGCGAGAGGAATACGAGCCAGAAGGGGAGAATCATTTACACCTTTCATATTATTGAGGGTGAGGGTAGAGAGTATGATGAGAGGAattggctgcagccgccAAGGGAAGGGTTTACCAAATTGTTTGTCTAA
- a CDS encoding uncharacterized protein (EggNog:ENOG41) codes for MISSGDGASARAPAWKRLGLKLKQSSAPEAANETLQVGHPSSSRTQQTPSKRKPEAPPAGEPLSALKKFRNDSHPAASNPQLKKRKSVSFGETPTKSGIDAKGPVNKPPPKKAKTPGKKKANAAVAPSDIKPALEYLSQWKSARDSWKFNKNYQTILIKHAFDPVLFPSANIDTFYLYIRDIKGFVRTRLQETAMEIRTKDSTEGAAGFPEGSVNLPEKQLRYDQLLAQLLHSQAGQKRKTFHEVEYRTSSEDVDDVIRRVIKRMRAELVLDQLSEGEESDASHTTTATASSGVSIAESNTTKATEGDNQVKLKEGPSKRKRKLRTTVDDSSSSESESDSDDSSSSSDDSDSDSDSDDGKEADKGHESSSSESSSSSSSSSSSEDESGSDDESSDEE; via the coding sequence ATGATTTCCTCGGGCGACGGAGCGTCGGCTCGTGCGCCAGCCTGGAAGAGATTGGGCCTGAAGCTCAAGCAGTCTTCCGCACCCGAAGCAGCAAATGAAACCCTGCAGGTTGGGCATCCAAGCAGTAGCAGGACCCAGCAGACACCGTCCAAGCGGAAGCCCGAAGCCCCGCCAGCGGGCGAACCTCTGTCGGCATTGAAAAAGTTTCGGAACGACTCGCATCCTGCAGCTTCTAACCctcagctgaagaagagaaagtcgGTTTCGTTTGGGGAGACGCCCACAAAAAGTGGAATCGATGCCAAGGGGCCCGTCAACAAACCACCTCCCAAGAAAGCAAAAACCcctggcaagaagaaggccaatgCTGCCGTTGCCCCTTCGGATATCAAGCCTGCGCTCGAGTATTTGAGCCAGTGGAAGTCTGCTCGGGACTCGTGGAAGTTTAACAAGAACTACCAGACCATCCTCATCAAGCACGCATTCGACCCCGTGCTCTTCCCTTCGGCCAACATTGATACCTTTTATCTTTATATCCGAGACATCAAGGGCTTTGTTCGCACGAGACTACAAGAAACCGCCATGGAAATCCGAACCAAGGACAGCACAGAAGGAGCCGCAGGCTTCCCGGAAGGTTCAGTGAACCTCCCGGAGAAGCAACTAAGATACGACCAGCTGCTCGCGCAATTGCTTCATTCGCAGGCGgggcagaagaggaagaccTTCCATGAGGTCGAATACCGGACTTCATCAGAGGACGTCGACGATGTAATCAGGCGTGTGATCAAGCGAATGCGCGCAGAGCTAGTTCTAGACCAACTGTCCGAGGGCGAGGAGTCCGATGCCAGCCacaccaccacggccacaGCGTCTTCCGGAGTGAGCATCGCCGAAAGCAACACAACCAAGGCTACCGAAGGTGATAACCAGGTCAAATTAAAGGAGGGGCCCAGCAAGCGCAAGAGAAAGCTGCGTACCACTGTGGACGACAGCAGCTCCTCGGAATCAGAGAGCGACTCGgacgacagcagcagctcttcagaCGATTCTGATTCCGATTCTGACTCTGACGATGGAAAGGAGGCTGATAAGGGCCACGAGTCTTCCAGCAGCgaatcctcctcttcttcctcttcatcctcttcatcagaaGACGAGTCTGGCTCGGACGACGAGAGCTCAGATGAAGAGTAA